ATGGGTTGTTCCGGCACGGTAAATGATTTCAGATGCTGATCTGACAACTCCGTCGCTATCGAGCGTGCGATAGGATTGGAGGGCGGAGCCTTTTTGTTCGAGAAAAAGCTGAATGTCTGGCACGCTCATTTCATCTGTCCGAAAAAAATCCGAATCGGGTATAATAGTATTCGGATCAAAAGGACGTGCGTACACGTTTAAAGGCATTGCAGTGAGTACAATGCTTAGTATAACGATAACAATACGATAATTCATAGGGTAGAGCGCCATTGATACCTACTGTATCATGCACTGCCGCCGATTTCAATCCTTTGCCGTTGCTGCAATTTTTGCTGTGCTTTTTTGCTTTGTGGTGCGGTTTGCAATCTTCATGACAACCTGATCTTTTGAGATGTCAATATGCACCGTGTCTCCTTCTGAAAGGCTTCCATCGATCATTTGTGATGCCAGAGGATTTGCGATATATGACTGAACGGCTCGCTTGAGAGGGCGTGCGCCGTAATATGCATCAAATCCGCGCTCGATAAGAAACAACATCACTGCATCCGTGTATGTAATGCGCATATCCTGCTCGGCAACCCGTTTGCATAGTGCATCAAGCTGGATTGTGACGATTCGTTTCATATTCTCTTGCGTGAGGGGATGAAAGACAATGATTTCGGTAATGCGATTGAGGAATTCCGGTCGGAAATGTTTTTGCAATAATTCAGTGATTGCATTTTTCATTTCCCCTTCATTAATAAGCGTACGAGTTCGATCCTCACTGGTAAAACCAATCACTGATTCTTTTATGAGGTCGCCGCCAAGATTTGATGTCATAATGACAATTGTATTTTTGAAGTTTACCTTTCTCCCTTTTGCATCGGTGAGATGGCCATCGTCAAGAATCTGCAACAAAACATTGAAAATTTCAGAGTGGGCTTTTTCGATCTCATCAAAAAGGATAACGCTGTAGGGTTTGCGCCGAACTTTTTCTGTTAGTTGGCCGCCTTCGTCATAACCAACATATCCGGGAGGGGATCCGATAAGACGCGATACGGAATGCTTTTCGCTGAATTCGCTCATATCCACTCGGATGAGTGATTGTTCATCATTGAACATGAATGAAGCAAGCGCTTTCGCAAGTTCTGTTTTACCCACGCCCGTAGGTCCGATAAAAAGGAATGAACCAAGCGGTTGGTTTTCGTCCGAAAGGCCCGCGCGTGAGCGTCGCAATGCATTTGCTACCGCAACAATCGCTTCTTCCTGTCCGATAACGCGTCCTTGCAATTGCACTTCAGCATCTTTCAATTTTTCAGCTTCATTTTCAAGCATCTTAAATGCAGGGATGCCCGTCCATCGCGCTACAACAGCCGCAATGTCTTCTTCGGTTACTTCTTCTTTTAGAAATCGATGCTTTTTTTGGAGGGATACAAGTTTTACCGATATGGCTTTAAGCTCTTTTTCGAGACCGGGAATTTCACCGTAGCGGATTTTTGCCACTTTAGCGAGATCTACTTTACGCTCTGCAATATCGGCTTCCTGTTTGAGATTTTCACTTTTTTCTCTGAGTGTGCGGATTTGCGTGATGAGTTCTTTTTCCGACTTCCAATCCATTTCCATTTTTTGGGATTCTTCTTTGATTTCCGCAAGTTCTTTTTCAAGTTCTTTCAGACGATCTTTTGCATGTTTGTCCGTTTCTTTTTGAAGCGCTTGTTTTTCTATCTCAAGCTTAAGGAGTTTTCGTTTGAGTAGGTCTAGTTCAACCGGTTGGCTGTCGATTTGAAGCCGTATTGCCGATGTTGCTTCGTCGATAAGATCAATTGCTTTGTCTGGAAGAAACCGATCGGAAATATAGCGGTTTGAAAGTTGGGCGGCAGCAACAATGGCGCCATCCGTGATGCGCACGCCATGGTGTACTTCATATTTTTCTTTGATTCCTCGCAAAACTGCAATGGTATCATCGACATTCGGTTCAACAACCATAATTGGCTGGAATCTGCGCTCGAACGCCGGATCTTTCTCGATATGTTTCTGATACTCTTTAAGTGTTGTTGCGCCGATTGCACGGAGCTCTCCGCGAGCAAGTGCCGGCTTTAAGAGGTTTGACGCATCGATAGCACCTTCAGCTCCGCCTGCCCCGACAATTGTATGAAGCTCATCCATGAACAGGATGATTTTACCCGCACTCTGTGTAATTTCTTTCATGACTGCTTTCAAGCGGTCTTCAAAATCTCCACGAAACTTTGTCCCAGCAACAAGTGCGCCGATATCCAGCGCAAGCACTTCTTTGTCTTTCAGTGAATCGGGAATATCACCAGCGACAATGCGCTGTGCAAGACCCTCGACAATGGCTGTTTTTCCAACTCCGGCTTCGCCGATAAGCACGGGGTTATTTTTTGTGCGTCGTGAGAGAACCTGAACAACTCGGCGAATTTCTTCGTCGCGTCCGATGATTGGATCCAGCTTTTCGTGCCGCGCTTGGTCGGTGAGGTTGATGGCATATTTTGCGAGCGCTTGATATTTGCTTTCCGGATCAGGATCGGTGATTTTGTGCGATCCGCGTAATTGCGCCAAGATCTTGAGTACGGTATCAAATGTGATTGCGTGGGAATCGAGGATTGGCCGAATGAGGGATGGAACATTCAGTAAACCCAAGAACAAATGCTCTGTTCCAATATACTCATCACCAATAGTTTTTGCCTGGTTTTGAGCTTCATTGAGTATTTGAGCTGTTTCTTTTGCTATATAGAGTTGTCCCGTGAAGCCTCCCATAAGGCGGGGGAGGTACTTGAGCTCTTCCTCGCACGCCTCAATGACACTTTGGATGTTGACTTCAATTTTTTGTAAAATACTGGGAACAATACTTTCTTGCTGGCGTATAAGTGCAATAAAAAGATGGAGGGGTGTGAGTTCCTGATGGCTCTGCTCACTGGCGAGCATTTGCGCTTGCTGCAATGCTTCCTGGGCTCGGGTAGTGAAGTTTTGGTTTATCATAAGGGGTATAATAAAAATTAGCAGTCTAGCTTTGAGATTGCTAATTTGAGTATATGGCAAAAATGTCCTGTTGTCAAGAGCGTTGCCGTGTTGCTTTTCGCTTCACTTCTTGCTATAATCATGAGTAATTTATGCAACAGTCAACCATTACAATACTGGATGTGAAACTTGATTGCGGGACATTTAATGATATGATTGCGCGGTGTAAGCAGTGGCTCACTGAGTCTCCTGCAGCGTTTCACCGTATTGTGACGATTAATCCTGAATTCGTAATGGAGGCGCAGGATAATATGCATTTTCGCGAAGTATTGAATTCTGCTGATTTACGAGTAACTGATGGAGTCGGATTGGTATTTGGTTCATTGTTTCTTAAGGGATTGAATGATCGCCTTCATCGCTGTACCGGAGTTGATCTTACATGGAAACTTGCTGAATTATGCTACGTTCTCCATAAGAAAATGTATCTTATTGGCGCATCCGACGGTATGGCAAAAAATGTTGCGCAGTCAGCAGCGCGAGTCATTGAAAAAAAATATCCCGGAGTTATTGTTGGTGCGCTTGACGGCTTGAAACGGGGGGGTGAAGAATCGGATAGTGAGAATGAGTATGTATCCGAGCAGATACGCACTTCTCAAGCTGATGTACTTCTGGTTGCTATTGGAGCTCCAAAGCAAGATCTTTGGCTCGCTCGGTATGGAGCAGCATTGCCAACGGTGAGAATAGCACTTGGGGCAGGGGGGACGTTGGATTATATCGCCGGCGTCGTGCCGCGCGCACCGCGTGCAATTCGCAAACTCGGGTTTGAGTGGCTCTATCGGCTTATCAATCAGCCCCGCCGCTTAAATCGTATTATTACTGCAACCGTGCGCTATCCTCTTGCGCTTATGCGACAGAAATTTCACTAAGCTATGTATCTCTTTCTTGACACATCTACTCCGGAACGGATTCAGTTCTTTTTTGCAACCGAAAAGAAGATTCTTTCTAAAAAAATACTCACACAAAAGCGACCCCTAAGGATTGATGTGCTATTTCAACTATCTAAAACGTTAAAACGCTTTAGAAAAACTCCACGTGCAGTTCTTGGCATTGCCGTAGTGGTGGGCCCGGGATATTTTTCTCATCTTCGTACCGGTATAGCCATTGCGAATACATGGTCATTTGTTTTTGGCACCCCGCTTATCGGTATTCCAACGGACCAGTTTTTAGGCGATTTGATCTTTGTTCAAAAAACAATCTCATCATTAAAGCGTCAAAAGAGAGGAGTGTTACTTATCCCGCAGTACGGTAGAGAACCAACAATTACAAAGAAATCCTGAATAACAACTTTTTTTACTAGATTATTACAAGGCATATAGAATGCCTTGTTTTTATACACAGGGGGTGGTTGAAAAGGCAATAAAAGTGGTGTATAGTAGGTGTATAGGGGAGAAAAGTGGGAAAAAGTGGGGATAACTCCACATAATTGTTCATAACAAAGGCTTTTGAAAGGAAACGCTTGTCCGTCTGTTATCGGCAATCCATGCATGTCCGAGAGGGCGGACCAGGCGTTTCCCGCGAAAAGCTTTGCGGGGGGAGTCCATGCTTGTCGTGCGGTTTCTCATTACACATAATCAGGTCCTTCGGGCCTATGCCTCTTTCTATCTTAATGAAAGAGGCTTGTCCGTCTCACGTTCATGTTTATTGGGGAATATCGTCACACGTTGGATACAAAAGGAAGACTGGCGATCCCAGTGAAGTTTCGTAATGCCCTTGAGCGCGGTGCGGTTGTGACAAAAGGCATCGATCGTTGTTTGGTTCTCTATCCCTTGAAAGAATGGAATGCGCTTGCCGAGCGAATCTCCCAGCTTCCCACAAGCCAGGCAGATACGCGTGCGTTTAGTCGAATGACACTGGCATCAGCAATGGATGTTGCTTGTGACAATCAGGGACGCATTATTGTACCGGAATACCTTCGAGACTATGCGACAATGCACAAGAATGTCATTTTGGCAGGTCTTTACAAT
The window above is part of the Patescibacteria group bacterium genome. Proteins encoded here:
- the mraZ gene encoding division/cell wall cluster transcriptional repressor MraZ, translating into MFIGEYRHTLDTKGRLAIPVKFRNALERGAVVTKGIDRCLVLYPLKEWNALAERISQLPTSQADTRAFSRMTLASAMDVACDNQGRIIVPEYLRDYATMHKNVILAGLYNRIELWDEGVWQEYKTATEENSGDIAERLSTFGV
- the clpB gene encoding ATP-dependent chaperone ClpB; protein product: MINQNFTTRAQEALQQAQMLASEQSHQELTPLHLFIALIRQQESIVPSILQKIEVNIQSVIEACEEELKYLPRLMGGFTGQLYIAKETAQILNEAQNQAKTIGDEYIGTEHLFLGLLNVPSLIRPILDSHAITFDTVLKILAQLRGSHKITDPDPESKYQALAKYAINLTDQARHEKLDPIIGRDEEIRRVVQVLSRRTKNNPVLIGEAGVGKTAIVEGLAQRIVAGDIPDSLKDKEVLALDIGALVAGTKFRGDFEDRLKAVMKEITQSAGKIILFMDELHTIVGAGGAEGAIDASNLLKPALARGELRAIGATTLKEYQKHIEKDPAFERRFQPIMVVEPNVDDTIAVLRGIKEKYEVHHGVRITDGAIVAAAQLSNRYISDRFLPDKAIDLIDEATSAIRLQIDSQPVELDLLKRKLLKLEIEKQALQKETDKHAKDRLKELEKELAEIKEESQKMEMDWKSEKELITQIRTLREKSENLKQEADIAERKVDLAKVAKIRYGEIPGLEKELKAISVKLVSLQKKHRFLKEEVTEEDIAAVVARWTGIPAFKMLENEAEKLKDAEVQLQGRVIGQEEAIVAVANALRRSRAGLSDENQPLGSFLFIGPTGVGKTELAKALASFMFNDEQSLIRVDMSEFSEKHSVSRLIGSPPGYVGYDEGGQLTEKVRRKPYSVILFDEIEKAHSEIFNVLLQILDDGHLTDAKGRKVNFKNTIVIMTSNLGGDLIKESVIGFTSEDRTRTLINEGEMKNAITELLQKHFRPEFLNRITEIIVFHPLTQENMKRIVTIQLDALCKRVAEQDMRITYTDAVMLFLIERGFDAYYGARPLKRAVQSYIANPLASQMIDGSLSEGDTVHIDISKDQVVMKIANRTTKQKSTAKIAATAKD
- a CDS encoding WecB/TagA/CpsF family glycosyltransferase produces the protein MQQSTITILDVKLDCGTFNDMIARCKQWLTESPAAFHRIVTINPEFVMEAQDNMHFREVLNSADLRVTDGVGLVFGSLFLKGLNDRLHRCTGVDLTWKLAELCYVLHKKMYLIGASDGMAKNVAQSAARVIEKKYPGVIVGALDGLKRGGEESDSENEYVSEQIRTSQADVLLVAIGAPKQDLWLARYGAALPTVRIALGAGGTLDYIAGVVPRAPRAIRKLGFEWLYRLINQPRRLNRIITATVRYPLALMRQKFH